One Malus domestica chromosome 11, GDT2T_hap1 genomic region harbors:
- the LOC103429963 gene encoding flowering-promoting factor 1-like: protein MSGVWIFDEHGVVRLITNPTRESFEQKEPQNPGTATAPGARPRVLVYLPTNQVIRSYPELEQRLTELGWTRYPNSCRPDLLQFHRSENSVHLISLPKNFANLKSFQMYDIVVKNRSFFEVRDAAA, encoded by the coding sequence ATGTCCGGAGTGTGGATATTTGACGAACACGGCGTCGTTCGGCTGATCACGAACCCAACTCGGGAGTCGTTTGAGCAAAAAGAGCCGCAGAATCCGGGCACAGCCACCGCACCTGGTGCTCGGCCCAGAGTCTTGGTCTACCTCCCAACCAACCAGGTCATCCGCTCCTACCCCGAACTCGAGCAGCGACTCACTGAACTGGGCTGGACTCGCTATCCCAACTCGTGTCGGCCTGACCTCCTCCAGTTCCACCGCTCCGAGAACTCAGTCCATCTCATCTCGCTCCCCAAGAATTTTGCCAACCTCAAGTCCTTCCAGATGTACGACATCGTCGTCAAGAATCGCTCCTTCTTTGAAGTTCGTGACGCTGCTGCATAA